TTGAAATGAATATCTTTAAATTAAAAGAGGCTTAAGTTTTTTGTATTCTTAAGCCTCTTTTTGATATTCTTACTATAATGCTTTGATTCTTGTATTCACATAATATATTTACGTTTACCGTGTACGCAAACGAAAATAATTAAGGATTTATTTCTTTAATTCTCTTCTTTTTGATATCAAATCACATTATTATTTATTACTTTTGCGGGAAATTTATGAAACCATTATTTTATTAATAGCATGGCAAATGTAATAAAGTTACGTAAAGGCCTTGACATAAACCTAAAAGGGAAAGCAGCTGAAGAACTTACTTCAGTTAAAAAATCGGGAGTCTACGCACTTGTTCCCGATGATTTCTCTGGTGTAACTCCTAAAGTGGTAGTGAAGGAACAGGAATATGTTATGGCTGGGAAACCCTTGTTTATAGACAAGAATCATCCTGAATTAAATTTTGTTTCTCCGGTAAGTGGTGTAGTCACTAGTGTAGAGCGTGGTGAACGGCGTAAGGTGCTTAATATTGCAGTACAGGCAGAAGAGGAGCAAAAATATGTAGAGTTTGGTGTTAAAAAAGTGTCTGAACTTTCTGCCGATGCAGTGAAAGCCGCGCTTTTAGAAGCCGGCTTGTTTGCTTTTATAAAACAACGTCCGTATGATGTAATTGCAGATCCAACGAATCTACCTAAGGCTATTTTTGTTTCTGCTTTTAATACTGCTCCTTTAGCTCCTAGTTTTGAATATATTCTTAAAGGAGAAGAAGCCAATTTTCAGACAGGACTTGATGCACTAGCTAAGATGGCTAAAACTTATTTGAGTATTAGTACAAAACAAAACGCTCCTGCATTAAAACAAGCTAAAAATGTCGAAATTACCGTATTTGATGGACCACACCCTGCAGGTAATGTAGGAATTCAGATACATCATATTTCTCCTATAAATAAAGGGGAGATAGTTTGGACTATTGGTGCCGAAGAAGTCATTTTTATTGGTCGTTTATTTAATGCTGGTCAAATTGATTTTACGCGTACTGTTGCGCTCACTGGCTCTGAGGTTCTAAAACCTGCTTATTGTAAACTGACTGTAGGAACTATACTTACTAATGTCTTTTCTGGGAATGTGACTAAGGATAAAAACTTGCGTTATATCAGTGGCGATGTGCTTACAGGTAAGCAAATTTCTCATAATCAATATTTGGGAGCATTTCATAATCAGTTAACAGTTATTCCTGAAGGAACTGAAATTCATGAAATGGCTGGTTGGATAATGCCAAGATTTAATCAATTCAGTGTGAATAGATCCTATTTTAGTTGGCTACTTGATACTTTCAAAAAGCGTGAATATGTGCTTGATGCTCGTATAAAAGGTGGAGAAAGGCATATGATCATGTCTAACGAATACGATAAGGTTCTTCCTATGGATGTTCTTCCTGAATTTTTATTGAAAGCAATTATTGGTGGTGATATAGATCGTATGGAGCAATTAGGGATCTATGAAATTGCACCAGAAGATTTAGCTTTATGTGAGTTTGTCTGTTCTTCTAAAGTACCAATACAACGTATTGTTCGTGAAGGGCTAGATAAACTTCGTGAAGAAATGTGCTAATGAACTAATTATAATAAACTGAAAATAGATAAATGAAAGCGTTAAGAAATTATCTCGACAAGATAAAGCCAAACTTTGAAGAGGGTGGCAAATTCCACGCATTTCACTCAGTGTTCGACGGATTTGAAACGTTCTTGTTTGTGCCTAATCGTACTTCAAAATTAGGAACGCATATCCATGATTCAATTGATAGTAAACGAATCATGTCGATGGTAGTGATTGCCCTTATACCGGCGCTCTTGTTCGGTATGTATAATGTAGGTTATCAGCATTTTATTCATACCGGAGCACAGGGTGGCTTTGGTGAAATGTTTGCTTATGGATTTTTAGCCGTATTACCTAAACTAATAGTATCTTATATAGTAGGACTTGGCATTGAGTTTGTTATTGCTCAATGGAAAAATGAGGAAATTCAGGAAGGATTTTTGGTATCCGGAATTTTAATACCAATGATTGTTCCTGTAGATTGCCCTCTATGGATATTAGCTGTTGCTACTGCTTTTGCTGTTATATTTGCTAAAGAAGTCTTTGGTGGTACAGGTATGAATGTGTTTAATGTGGCATTAGTTACACGTGCATTCTTGTTTTTTGGTTATCCAGCTAAGATGTCAGGTGATGCTGTTTGGGTTTCGGGCGAAAGTATTTTAGGATTGGGAAAATCGGTAGACGGTTTAACAGCTGCCACTTCTTTGGGGGTTGCTTCTACGGCCACTGCTTCAACTGGATATCCTCCTTTTTCGTGGGATATGGTTACCGGACTTATTCCTGGGTCTATAGGAGAAACAAGCGTGATTGCCATTCTTCTTGGTGCGCTAATACTT
This is a stretch of genomic DNA from uncultured Bacteroides sp.. It encodes these proteins:
- a CDS encoding Na(+)-translocating NADH-quinone reductase subunit A, with the protein product MANVIKLRKGLDINLKGKAAEELTSVKKSGVYALVPDDFSGVTPKVVVKEQEYVMAGKPLFIDKNHPELNFVSPVSGVVTSVERGERRKVLNIAVQAEEEQKYVEFGVKKVSELSADAVKAALLEAGLFAFIKQRPYDVIADPTNLPKAIFVSAFNTAPLAPSFEYILKGEEANFQTGLDALAKMAKTYLSISTKQNAPALKQAKNVEITVFDGPHPAGNVGIQIHHISPINKGEIVWTIGAEEVIFIGRLFNAGQIDFTRTVALTGSEVLKPAYCKLTVGTILTNVFSGNVTKDKNLRYISGDVLTGKQISHNQYLGAFHNQLTVIPEGTEIHEMAGWIMPRFNQFSVNRSYFSWLLDTFKKREYVLDARIKGGERHMIMSNEYDKVLPMDVLPEFLLKAIIGGDIDRMEQLGIYEIAPEDLALCEFVCSSKVPIQRIVREGLDKLREEMC
- a CDS encoding NADH:ubiquinone reductase (Na(+)-transporting) subunit B is translated as MKALRNYLDKIKPNFEEGGKFHAFHSVFDGFETFLFVPNRTSKLGTHIHDSIDSKRIMSMVVIALIPALLFGMYNVGYQHFIHTGAQGGFGEMFAYGFLAVLPKLIVSYIVGLGIEFVIAQWKNEEIQEGFLVSGILIPMIVPVDCPLWILAVATAFAVIFAKEVFGGTGMNVFNVALVTRAFLFFGYPAKMSGDAVWVSGESILGLGKSVDGLTAATSLGVASTATASTGYPPFSWDMVTGLIPGSIGETSVIAILLGALILLVTGIASWKTMFSVFVGGAFMAIIFNTIGPDTAMAHMPWYEHLVLGGFCFGAVFMATDPVTAARTEVGKYIYGFLIGSMAIIIRVLNPGYPEGMMLAILLMNIFAPLIDYYVVQVNISRREKRITKLNN